The Pseudodesulfovibrio sp. zrk46 genome contains a region encoding:
- a CDS encoding DUF3426 domain-containing protein, with protein MIVTCPNCQTRYNLPDDKVPAGGAKVKCSKCAHVFKADPPPSTPEEEVENLLEEETPAPEESADDAFDEAFDEVAAGGADEPADEPAEEPVPEDESDFPDLGDDAGEDASDDMPGMDDLFDDAEDTAEVDDTPSPAEEVAEATADDVESLFGDDESDLFADDGEEEESDDDVGDLFADDGGDDDDTSDLFADGDDDEEEDDEEYEDDDDDTAAGFALDDDEDEDKPRKKGGKALIFLIIVIVLAICVGGGIYFTVWKLVGLDLGTYFQNVPYISQVFKEETGGSDEAAPGESPAERVRKIELKNVKQYYVGNEKTGNLFVVEGKAVNKFSTPKEQIKVEVSLFDGNGQKLTSKAFLCGNVLSQFQLQVQTQKEIEDGLSSEVGILSNNTFIRPGASTPFMAVFFEPPAGVKEFLVKVVDVGDPE; from the coding sequence ATGATCGTCACCTGCCCGAATTGCCAGACCCGCTACAACCTCCCCGATGACAAGGTTCCTGCGGGTGGCGCCAAGGTTAAGTGCTCCAAATGCGCTCACGTTTTTAAGGCCGACCCGCCGCCGTCGACTCCGGAAGAAGAGGTGGAGAACCTCCTCGAGGAAGAAACTCCGGCACCTGAGGAGAGCGCGGACGACGCGTTTGACGAGGCCTTTGACGAGGTCGCTGCCGGTGGAGCCGACGAGCCCGCCGATGAACCTGCCGAAGAGCCGGTTCCCGAAGATGAGTCCGACTTCCCGGATCTGGGCGATGACGCTGGCGAGGATGCGAGCGACGATATGCCCGGCATGGATGATTTGTTTGACGATGCCGAAGACACGGCGGAAGTCGACGATACTCCGTCTCCGGCTGAAGAGGTGGCTGAAGCCACTGCGGATGACGTGGAGTCCCTGTTCGGTGATGATGAGAGCGACCTGTTCGCCGATGACGGCGAAGAAGAAGAGTCTGACGACGACGTGGGCGATCTGTTTGCCGATGACGGCGGTGACGATGACGATACCAGCGACCTCTTTGCCGACGGCGATGACGACGAGGAAGAGGACGACGAGGAATACGAAGACGACGACGATGACACCGCCGCCGGTTTTGCCCTCGATGACGACGAAGATGAAGATAAGCCCCGTAAGAAGGGCGGTAAGGCACTGATCTTCCTGATTATCGTTATCGTGCTAGCTATATGTGTGGGGGGAGGTATCTACTTCACTGTCTGGAAGTTGGTTGGCCTTGATTTGGGTACCTACTTCCAGAACGTCCCCTACATTAGTCAGGTGTTCAAGGAAGAGACCGGCGGCAGCGATGAGGCCGCTCCGGGTGAATCCCCGGCCGAACGCGTTCGAAAGATAGAGCTTAAGAACGTCAAGCAGTACTATGTGGGCAACGAGAAGACCGGTAACCTGTTTGTGGTCGAAGGCAAAGCCGTGAATAAGTTCTCCACGCCTAAAGAGCAAATAAAGGTCGAGGTCTCCCTCTTTGACGGCAATGGGCAGAAATTGACTTCCAAGGCTTTCCTGTGCGGCAACGTGCTCTCGCAGTTCCAACTGCAGGTGCAGACCCAGAAAGAGATCGAGGACGGCCTGTCCAGCGAGGTGGGCATTCTCTCCAACAACACCTTTATCAGGCCGGGCGCATCCACGCCATTCATGGCCGTCTTCTTCGAGCCTCCGGCTGGTGTGAAGGAGTTTCTGGTCAAGGTGGTGGACGTCGGAGATCCTGAGTAG
- a CDS encoding AtpZ/AtpI family protein, which produces MGLHIVSSIIVGLVFGYYLDDYFGTKPWLIMIFFLLGVVAGFKMVWEDFRKLQRRLQEQQHGSLKQEGDKSAGDDQSEA; this is translated from the coding sequence ATGGGACTTCACATAGTGTCGTCCATCATCGTCGGACTGGTCTTCGGATACTATCTGGATGACTACTTCGGGACCAAACCGTGGCTGATCATGATCTTCTTTCTCTTAGGAGTCGTGGCGGGATTTAAAATGGTCTGGGAGGATTTCCGGAAGTTGCAGCGAAGACTGCAGGAACAGCAACATGGTTCTTTGAAACAGGAAGGTGATAAGAGTGCTGGAGACGATCAATCGGAAGCTTGA
- a CDS encoding ATP synthase subunit I, with protein MLETINRKLERWLIGRGFRHPDTRIVVRNQIYVSLGTSLVIVLVTLLSRWSFAFTAGALLALFNFWTLARILRNVADGQKKSPFVLFLIFMVKMTLSGLALYWLIGVERVPHWGLISGIGTVPINLTVTGLMQAGNNKA; from the coding sequence GTGCTGGAGACGATCAATCGGAAGCTTGAGCGCTGGCTCATAGGGCGTGGGTTCAGGCACCCCGATACGCGTATCGTCGTCCGCAATCAGATCTATGTGTCGCTGGGGACCTCTCTAGTGATCGTGCTGGTTACATTGTTATCCCGATGGTCTTTCGCTTTTACGGCCGGGGCATTGCTTGCCCTGTTTAACTTCTGGACGCTAGCCCGCATACTCCGGAATGTTGCAGACGGCCAAAAGAAGAGCCCATTTGTCCTGTTTTTAATATTCATGGTGAAGATGACTCTGAGCGGGCTGGCCCTTTATTGGCTGATCGGAGTCGAACGCGTTCCCCACTGGGGGTTGATATCAGGCATCGGCACTGTGCCGATTAACCTAACGGTGACGGGCCTGATGCAGGCGGGGAACAACAAGGCCTAA
- the atpB gene encoding F0F1 ATP synthase subunit A: MAFAGGLPHPLLYADMLKSIGHWGASMEHALGVESINHVLYMWLAMGILFTVGLIVRSRLQLVPGGMQNLFETIIGGLEDFTVSNLGQEGRRFMPLLCTIFLFILTMNYIGLVPGCDAPTANINTPVAMAVIVFLYYNFVGIQKWGAGYIKHFMGPVPALAPLMLVLEIVSHCARPLSLTLRLFGNIRGEEIVLILMFMLAPVLGSLPMYFLFILAKTIQAFIFFMLTMLYLQGSIEHAH; the protein is encoded by the coding sequence ATGGCTTTTGCTGGCGGACTTCCGCATCCACTTCTGTACGCTGATATGCTGAAATCCATTGGGCACTGGGGTGCTTCGATGGAACACGCTCTCGGCGTCGAGTCCATCAACCACGTTCTCTACATGTGGTTGGCAATGGGCATTCTGTTTACTGTCGGCCTGATCGTTCGCAGTCGTCTGCAGCTCGTTCCCGGTGGTATGCAGAACCTGTTTGAAACCATCATCGGCGGTCTGGAAGACTTCACCGTCTCCAACCTCGGCCAGGAAGGTCGTCGTTTCATGCCGCTGCTCTGCACGATTTTCCTGTTCATCCTCACGATGAACTACATTGGTCTGGTCCCGGGCTGTGACGCCCCGACCGCCAACATCAACACGCCTGTCGCAATGGCTGTGATCGTGTTCCTGTACTACAACTTTGTTGGCATCCAGAAATGGGGAGCCGGCTACATCAAGCACTTCATGGGTCCGGTTCCGGCCCTTGCACCGCTGATGCTCGTGCTCGAGATCGTATCTCACTGTGCACGTCCGCTTAGCCTGACTCTTCGTCTCTTTGGTAACATCCGCGGTGAGGAAATCGTCCTTATCCTGATGTTCATGCTGGCACCGGTACTTGGCTCTCTGCCGATGTACTTCCTGTTCATCCTTGCTAAGACCATCCAGGCATTCATTTTCTTCATGCTCACGATGCTCTACCTGCAGGGTTCCATCGAGCACGCTCACTAA
- a CDS encoding ATP synthase F0 subunit C, giving the protein MKIAKILFTTLAMVLVASTAFAAGDAGVMSAKAYATAIGMGIAAGLCGIGQGMGVKGATEGIARNPEAGGQISTSLILGLAFIESLAIYALVVNLILLFVV; this is encoded by the coding sequence ATGAAAATCGCTAAGATTCTGTTCACCACCCTGGCTATGGTTCTCGTTGCTTCCACCGCTTTCGCTGCTGGCGACGCTGGTGTCATGTCCGCTAAAGCTTACGCCACTGCCATCGGCATGGGCATCGCTGCTGGTCTCTGCGGCATCGGTCAGGGTATGGGCGTCAAGGGCGCTACCGAAGGTATCGCTCGTAACCCCGAAGCTGGTGGCCAGATCTCCACTTCCCTGATTCTCGGCCTGGCATTCATCGAGTCCCTCGCAATTTACGCCCTGGTTGTTAACCTGATCCTGCTCTTCGTCGTCTAG
- a CDS encoding redox-sensing transcriptional repressor Rex has translation MKSEHIPKATIGRLAVYIQVLENLLRDGNDVISSEKLARACSVNSSQIRKDLAYFGEFGVRGVGYYVQELITSIKQSLGIDRVWKCALIGVGNMGTALLRHHDFEKRGFHIAAAFDCDPDKIGREFEDLEIVCPTHLKEQAPELGLEIGIITTPPDRAQRAANHLVDANIRGIINFAPARINVPPHIPVEYVDFFDHLYSIAFQITLGND, from the coding sequence ATGAAAAGCGAACATATCCCAAAAGCGACAATAGGCCGCCTTGCCGTTTACATTCAGGTCCTCGAAAACCTGTTGCGTGATGGTAATGATGTAATCTCTTCCGAGAAGCTGGCTAGAGCCTGCTCGGTCAATTCGTCGCAGATCAGAAAAGACCTTGCCTACTTTGGCGAGTTCGGCGTTCGAGGCGTAGGGTACTACGTGCAGGAGCTTATTACCTCCATCAAGCAGTCCCTTGGTATCGACCGCGTCTGGAAGTGCGCCCTCATTGGCGTCGGTAATATGGGCACGGCCCTGCTCCGACATCACGACTTTGAGAAGCGCGGTTTCCATATTGCCGCAGCCTTTGACTGCGATCCCGATAAAATCGGCCGCGAGTTCGAAGATCTCGAGATCGTCTGTCCGACGCATCTGAAGGAACAGGCTCCTGAGCTTGGTCTGGAAATCGGCATCATCACCACGCCGCCTGATCGCGCTCAGCGCGCTGCCAACCATCTCGTTGACGCTAATATCCGAGGCATTATCAATTTTGCGCCTGCACGCATCAATGTGCCGCCGCATATTCCGGTAGAGTACGTCGATTTCTTCGACCACCTTTATTCCATCGCTTTCCAGATTACCCTCGGCAACGACTAG
- a CDS encoding response regulator transcription factor: MSAQKVLVVEDHRDTRELLKYNLTSAGFDVAAAEDGQGGLNLAAAFKPDIVLLDLMMPGMDGLETCRQLKSDAALSRIPVIMLTAKGEEVDKIVGLELGADDYVVKPFSPRELVLRIKAILRRSGAPEPDAPKFWEREGLKVDFEAHQLTVDSEEIALTATEFKLLTVLISGAGKVQTRDNLLDTVWDTHFEGYSRTVDTHVRRLRQKLGPYAPFIETVRGVGYRFKA; encoded by the coding sequence GTGTCTGCACAGAAAGTTCTGGTCGTCGAAGACCATCGCGACACCCGGGAATTGCTGAAATACAACCTCACTTCCGCCGGTTTCGACGTTGCTGCCGCCGAAGACGGCCAAGGCGGGCTCAACCTTGCTGCTGCCTTCAAGCCCGACATCGTACTTCTGGATCTCATGATGCCCGGCATGGACGGCCTTGAAACCTGCCGCCAGCTCAAATCCGATGCAGCCCTTTCCCGCATCCCGGTTATCATGCTCACCGCCAAGGGCGAAGAAGTCGACAAGATCGTCGGCCTTGAACTTGGCGCTGACGACTATGTAGTCAAACCCTTTTCCCCCCGTGAGCTCGTTCTCCGCATCAAGGCCATCCTGCGCCGCTCTGGCGCTCCCGAGCCCGATGCGCCCAAGTTCTGGGAACGCGAAGGCCTCAAAGTCGATTTCGAAGCTCATCAACTCACTGTTGATAGTGAAGAGATCGCCTTGACCGCTACCGAATTCAAGCTCCTCACCGTGCTGATATCTGGTGCCGGAAAGGTCCAAACCCGAGACAACCTGCTCGACACTGTTTGGGATACCCACTTCGAGGGATACTCTCGGACCGTCGACACCCACGTTCGCCGACTCCGCCAGAAGCTTGGCCCCTACGCCCCCTTCATCGAGACTGTTCGAGGCGTTGGCTATCGGTTCAAGGCATAG
- a CDS encoding DUF3089 domain-containing protein has protein sequence MIHLPTLYSAVALAVALFLYAAPASAKDQMPPFDVTNVPPELNYSEDAAWLALPTGELKHNVDIFWVYPTVLFDKQHWLMPPSDAALQAAAKNTLRTQASVFSGQANLFAPYYRQMNLAALALPEKDVDELFAYGKADVLEAFRYYLTHLNQGRPFILAGHSQGSNILVDMARDYWGTFGAEDRMIAAYTIGWSITLADIKQNPKLTICESAEQTGCFITYNTVAPGRQAVAPTLKPDTYVVNPLTWTTDNSIAPASLNNGAVFFSDDGTQKSVANYTDAQIVDHGLVINPDDKTYLAIEGGAFPEGVYHFFDYSLFYDNIRENAGQRIRAFLSQ, from the coding sequence ATGATTCATTTACCAACTCTTTACAGCGCTGTGGCTTTGGCCGTGGCGCTGTTTCTTTATGCTGCCCCGGCTTCTGCAAAAGACCAGATGCCGCCTTTTGACGTGACAAATGTGCCGCCAGAACTCAACTACTCTGAAGACGCAGCGTGGCTTGCCCTGCCTACAGGAGAGCTAAAGCACAATGTTGACATCTTCTGGGTGTACCCCACTGTACTTTTCGACAAGCAGCATTGGCTCATGCCTCCGTCTGATGCGGCACTGCAGGCAGCCGCAAAGAACACACTTCGAACGCAGGCATCTGTCTTTTCCGGTCAGGCTAACCTGTTTGCCCCGTACTACCGCCAAATGAATCTGGCTGCACTTGCCTTACCTGAAAAGGATGTGGACGAGCTTTTCGCCTATGGGAAAGCGGACGTGCTGGAAGCATTCCGATACTACCTTACGCACCTGAATCAGGGCCGCCCATTCATCCTGGCTGGACATAGCCAGGGATCAAACATTCTCGTGGACATGGCCAGAGACTATTGGGGGACATTCGGCGCAGAAGACCGCATGATTGCAGCATACACCATAGGCTGGTCCATTACGCTAGCAGATATCAAGCAGAATCCGAAACTCACCATCTGTGAAAGCGCCGAGCAAACAGGTTGTTTCATCACTTACAACACTGTTGCTCCCGGGCGGCAGGCTGTAGCACCTACACTGAAGCCCGACACGTATGTGGTCAATCCGCTGACGTGGACGACAGACAATAGCATTGCTCCTGCTTCTCTCAACAATGGAGCAGTCTTCTTTTCTGATGATGGCACACAGAAGAGCGTTGCAAATTACACGGACGCTCAGATTGTTGATCACGGGCTCGTCATCAACCCAGATGATAAAACCTATCTTGCCATCGAAGGCGGTGCATTCCCCGAGGGAGTATACCACTTCTTCGACTACTCTCTGTTCTACGACAACATCCGTGAAAACGCCGGGCAACGCATCCGCGCGTTTCTCAGTCAATAA
- a CDS encoding DegT/DnrJ/EryC1/StrS family aminotransferase — MPVRSKDNFLVFGAPRIEQAEIDEVVASMETGWLGTGPKVAQFEKDFSTYLGSGHAAACNSCTAALHLALVALGLKPGDEVITTPLTFCASVNAIIHAGCTPVLADVDPVTMNIDPEAIRQKITPRTKAILPVHFAGRPCNMDAIMAIAEEHDLKVVEDCAHAIETTYKGQHAGTFGDFGCFSFYVTKNVCTGEGGMVMARTPEDIQNIKVLGLHGMSADAWKRFSDEGYKHYQVVHAGFKYNMMDIQAAIGIHQLKRVEEYFVRRCEIWDMYQEAFKPLPVGTPAEEEANTRHARHLYTIMIDPVYCGIDRDEFLMRMNKQNIGCGVHYLSIPEHPYYQERFGWKLEDTPQAVALGRQTVSLPLSAKLTDDDVADVIKAAKICLGI; from the coding sequence ATGCCCGTTCGCTCAAAAGATAATTTCCTGGTTTTCGGTGCCCCTCGCATAGAGCAGGCTGAGATCGATGAAGTCGTTGCTTCCATGGAAACAGGATGGCTCGGTACTGGCCCCAAGGTGGCACAATTCGAGAAGGACTTCTCCACCTACCTTGGCTCCGGCCATGCAGCCGCCTGCAACTCCTGCACGGCAGCCCTGCACCTCGCACTGGTTGCACTCGGGCTGAAGCCCGGTGACGAAGTCATCACCACGCCGCTGACATTCTGCGCGTCGGTCAATGCCATCATCCACGCTGGATGCACTCCGGTGCTGGCCGATGTCGACCCGGTCACCATGAACATCGACCCGGAAGCCATCCGCCAAAAGATTACCCCCCGCACCAAGGCAATCCTGCCTGTTCACTTCGCAGGACGCCCGTGTAACATGGACGCCATCATGGCCATTGCCGAAGAGCACGACCTCAAGGTTGTCGAAGACTGCGCACACGCCATTGAGACCACATACAAGGGCCAGCACGCAGGCACCTTTGGCGACTTCGGTTGCTTCTCTTTCTACGTGACAAAAAACGTCTGCACCGGTGAAGGTGGCATGGTCATGGCTCGCACGCCCGAGGACATCCAAAACATCAAGGTGCTCGGTTTACACGGCATGTCCGCCGATGCGTGGAAGCGTTTTTCTGACGAAGGCTACAAGCACTACCAAGTGGTTCACGCCGGGTTCAAATACAACATGATGGACATTCAGGCCGCCATCGGCATTCACCAACTCAAGCGCGTGGAAGAGTACTTTGTCCGCCGCTGCGAAATCTGGGACATGTATCAGGAGGCCTTCAAGCCTCTGCCTGTCGGCACGCCCGCCGAGGAAGAGGCCAACACCCGTCATGCGCGCCACCTCTACACCATCATGATTGATCCGGTATACTGCGGCATTGACCGCGACGAGTTTTTGATGCGCATGAACAAACAGAATATCGGCTGCGGTGTTCATTACCTCTCCATCCCTGAACACCCCTACTATCAGGAACGGTTCGGATGGAAATTGGAAGACACTCCTCAGGCCGTGGCGCTTGGCCGACAGACTGTCAGTCTGCCACTCTCTGCCAAGTTGACGGATGACGATGTGGCAGATGTCATCAAGGCTGCCAAGATCTGTTTAGGAATTTAG
- the hisI gene encoding phosphoribosyl-AMP cyclohydrolase gives MIRPDFKKMELIPAIAQDAATGEVLMMAYMNEESWDKTLETGEAHYWSRSRKTLWHKGGTSGHTQKVKSIRIDCDDDTLVLLIDQIGGAACHKGYRSCFYRELKDGEVTECSPLVFDPKEVYK, from the coding sequence ATGATCAGACCTGATTTTAAAAAGATGGAGCTGATTCCAGCCATCGCACAGGACGCCGCAACCGGCGAAGTGCTGATGATGGCCTACATGAATGAAGAATCCTGGGACAAGACCCTGGAAACCGGCGAGGCCCATTACTGGAGCCGCAGCCGCAAGACGCTATGGCATAAGGGCGGTACCTCGGGCCATACGCAGAAGGTGAAATCTATCCGCATAGATTGCGACGACGACACCTTGGTACTGCTTATCGATCAGATCGGGGGTGCGGCCTGCCACAAAGGCTACCGCTCCTGCTTTTATCGCGAATTAAAAGACGGCGAAGTGACAGAATGTTCCCCGCTCGTCTTCGACCCTAAAGAGGTATATAAATAA
- the hisG gene encoding ATP phosphoribosyltransferase — MSEQFLRLGVPKGSLQEATLKLFKKAGWNIKLHNRNYFPDIDDDRIKCSLARAQEMSMYVENGTFDVGLTGMDWIKENKSDVVVVDDLIYSKVSNRKARWVLCVKGDSPYKRPEDLQGKKIATELMGFTEEYFKSQNIDVDVSFSWGTTEAKVIEGLCDGIVEITETGTTIKANGLRIIAELMQTNTQLIANKEAWEDPKKRKLIEEINMLLQGALKAEKMVGLKMNLPKDKLSELNGSLPSLNSPTVAELQDPNWLSVEIMVEEKVVRNLIPKLVEFGAEGIIEYPLNKVI, encoded by the coding sequence ATGTCTGAACAATTTCTTCGACTCGGTGTCCCCAAAGGTTCTCTCCAGGAAGCAACCCTGAAGCTTTTCAAGAAAGCGGGTTGGAATATCAAGCTGCACAACCGCAACTACTTCCCGGACATCGACGACGACCGCATCAAATGCTCCCTGGCCCGTGCCCAGGAAATGTCCATGTACGTTGAGAACGGCACCTTTGATGTCGGTCTGACCGGTATGGACTGGATCAAGGAAAACAAGTCCGACGTCGTTGTCGTCGACGACCTGATCTACTCCAAGGTCTCCAACCGCAAGGCCCGCTGGGTGCTGTGCGTCAAGGGTGATTCCCCGTACAAACGTCCTGAGGATCTGCAGGGTAAGAAGATCGCCACTGAGCTCATGGGCTTCACTGAAGAGTACTTCAAGTCTCAGAACATTGACGTGGACGTCTCCTTCTCCTGGGGTACCACCGAGGCCAAGGTCATCGAAGGTCTGTGCGACGGTATCGTGGAGATCACCGAGACCGGCACCACCATCAAGGCTAACGGCCTGCGCATCATCGCAGAGCTGATGCAGACCAACACCCAGCTCATCGCCAACAAGGAAGCCTGGGAAGATCCCAAGAAGCGCAAGCTCATCGAAGAGATCAACATGCTCCTGCAGGGCGCCCTCAAGGCTGAGAAAATGGTCGGCCTCAAGATGAACCTGCCCAAGGACAAGCTGTCCGAGCTGAACGGCTCCCTGCCGTCCCTGAACTCTCCGACTGTTGCCGAACTGCAGGACCCCAACTGGCTGTCCGTTGAGATCATGGTAGAGGAGAAGGTTGTCCGCAACCTGATCCCGAAACTGGTCGAGTTCGGCGCTGAGGGTATCATCGAGTACCCGCTGAACAAGGTCATCTAA
- a CDS encoding class I SAM-dependent methyltransferase has product MRKPPFGRVQGFTRAMELLDKKVDPVIVEVGTTRHKGNWLADGYSTPLFGWYVTRFGGSFTSVDIDSEAASLCREIFEEFDIPLERTDLVTADGIGYLKHFDRPIDLLYLDGWDYSLFDTEEAIDERLASEQAHLECFLAAEPHLNKGAVVLVDDCMETRTWFGKGKRLIPYLMARKYYQDPVSLVPQENYYPPEVFQYLCIKP; this is encoded by the coding sequence ATGCGCAAACCTCCGTTCGGGCGGGTGCAGGGATTCACCCGCGCCATGGAACTGCTGGACAAGAAGGTCGATCCCGTCATCGTTGAGGTGGGAACCACCCGCCACAAAGGCAACTGGCTGGCTGACGGCTACTCTACGCCGCTCTTCGGCTGGTACGTAACCCGTTTCGGAGGCAGCTTCACCTCGGTGGATATTGATTCGGAGGCTGCTTCTCTGTGCCGGGAAATTTTCGAGGAGTTCGATATCCCGCTGGAGCGAACCGACTTGGTGACTGCGGATGGCATTGGCTATCTCAAGCATTTCGACCGGCCGATTGACCTGCTGTATCTGGACGGGTGGGACTATTCCTTGTTCGACACCGAAGAGGCCATTGATGAGCGTCTGGCGTCGGAGCAGGCGCATCTGGAGTGCTTCCTCGCGGCAGAACCCCATTTGAATAAGGGTGCGGTTGTTCTGGTGGACGATTGCATGGAAACGAGGACGTGGTTTGGAAAGGGGAAACGGTTGATCCCGTATCTGATGGCACGAAAGTACTATCAGGATCCGGTGAGTCTGGTCCCGCAGGAGAACTACTATCCGCCGGAAGTGTTCCAGTATCTGTGTATCAAACCCTAG
- a CDS encoding TIGR01212 family radical SAM protein (This family includes YhcC from E. coli K-12, an uncharacterized radical SAM protein.) translates to MQKIPLDAGFSCPNRDGTLSKAGCIFCNPKGSGSGFDEKGLTIPEQWQFWHDIHTGKHNLELFTAYLQSYSNTHGPIERLRDTLAALEGLPGLTSLSLGTRPDCLDVEKLDLLAAQKEILGLSEVILELGLQSACDETLSFINRGHDVQAFQDAVFAAAERGLTVVAHIIVGLPTPSGREGLPELLDSVKLVNSLPIQGAKFHNLYVCRDTPLASLYEQGKYTPMELADFLHMLSQALMHLKPTTVIHRLNGNPGKGELIAPDWAANMRGLHNAVRSYFEGNDIWQGKLNGAEDGIPAWFDSSYDGEIPR, encoded by the coding sequence GTGCAAAAAATACCACTGGATGCAGGGTTCTCCTGCCCCAACCGTGACGGCACCCTTTCCAAGGCCGGATGCATCTTCTGCAACCCCAAAGGATCGGGCTCCGGCTTCGACGAAAAGGGGCTGACCATCCCTGAGCAATGGCAGTTCTGGCATGACATTCATACCGGAAAACACAATCTGGAGCTTTTCACTGCTTACCTCCAGTCCTATTCTAATACCCACGGTCCCATCGAACGTCTGCGCGATACGCTGGCAGCGCTGGAAGGTCTGCCCGGGCTCACCTCGCTCAGCCTCGGCACCCGGCCCGACTGCCTCGACGTTGAAAAGCTGGACCTGCTGGCCGCGCAGAAGGAAATTCTGGGGCTGTCCGAAGTCATTCTCGAACTCGGCCTCCAGTCCGCGTGCGACGAGACCCTGTCCTTCATCAACCGTGGGCACGACGTACAGGCATTTCAAGACGCCGTATTTGCCGCTGCAGAACGCGGCCTGACCGTAGTTGCCCATATCATTGTCGGCCTACCAACACCCTCGGGGCGCGAAGGCCTGCCTGAATTGCTCGACTCGGTAAAGCTCGTCAACTCCCTGCCTATTCAGGGCGCCAAATTTCACAACCTCTACGTCTGCCGCGACACACCCCTTGCCTCGCTCTACGAACAGGGCAAATACACGCCCATGGAGCTTGCCGACTTCCTGCACATGCTTTCGCAGGCCCTCATGCATCTCAAGCCCACCACCGTCATTCATCGCCTCAACGGCAACCCCGGCAAAGGCGAACTGATAGCACCGGACTGGGCCGCCAACATGCGCGGCCTGCACAATGCGGTCAGAAGCTACTTTGAAGGAAATGACATCTGGCAGGGTAAACTCAATGGCGCCGAGGATGGCATCCCGGCGTGGTTCGATTCCAGCTACGATGGAGAAATTCCTCGATAG
- a CDS encoding rod shape-determining protein has protein sequence MGSLLNRIIGSFSNDLAIDLGTANTLVYVKGKGVMLSEPSVVAVKKDSRGGKAVLAVGAEAKKMLGRTPGNIVAIRPMKDGVIADFEVTEAMLRHFISKVHNSRRLVRPRIMICVPTGITQVEKRAVRESAQSAGAREVYLIEEPMAAAIGANLPITEPTSNMIVDIGGGTTEIAVISLSGIVYARSVRIGGDKMDEAIMQHVKRKYNMLIGESTAEQIKINIGSAYPLGDEEPIMEVKGRDLVTGIPQNRPITAEEVREAISEQVEGIVQGVRIALEQTPPELAADIVDRGIVLTGGGALLKGLDMLLQHETQLPITVVEDPLTAVVLGSGKALDNIDLYKDVTTD, from the coding sequence ATGGGTAGCCTGCTCAACAGAATTATCGGCTCTTTCTCCAATGATCTCGCCATTGACTTGGGGACGGCCAACACGCTGGTCTACGTCAAGGGCAAAGGGGTCATGCTTTCCGAGCCTTCCGTGGTTGCGGTGAAGAAAGACTCGCGTGGCGGCAAGGCCGTCCTGGCCGTTGGCGCGGAAGCCAAGAAGATGCTCGGTCGTACCCCGGGCAACATCGTGGCCATTAGGCCCATGAAGGATGGCGTCATCGCCGACTTCGAAGTGACCGAGGCCATGCTTCGTCACTTCATTTCAAAAGTTCACAACTCCCGTCGACTGGTGCGGCCTCGCATCATGATCTGCGTGCCCACCGGGATCACTCAGGTGGAAAAGCGCGCAGTCAGGGAGTCGGCCCAGTCTGCCGGTGCTCGTGAGGTCTACCTCATCGAGGAGCCCATGGCTGCGGCCATCGGTGCCAACCTGCCGATTACGGAACCGACCTCCAACATGATCGTAGACATCGGTGGTGGTACCACTGAGATCGCTGTCATCTCCCTGTCCGGTATCGTTTATGCCCGATCCGTCCGCATTGGTGGTGACAAGATGGATGAAGCGATCATGCAGCACGTCAAGCGCAAGTACAACATGCTCATCGGTGAATCCACGGCTGAACAGATCAAGATCAACATCGGCTCCGCCTACCCCCTGGGAGACGAGGAACCGATCATGGAAGTCAAGGGTCGCGACCTGGTCACCGGTATCCCGCAGAATCGTCCCATCACCGCCGAAGAAGTCCGCGAGGCTATCTCCGAGCAGGTTGAGGGCATCGTGCAGGGTGTGCGTATCGCGCTGGAACAGACTCCGCCCGAACTGGCTGCTGACATCGTTGACCGCGGCATCGTCCTCACCGGCGGTGGTGCACTGCTCAAGGGGCTGGACATGCTCCTGCAGCACGAGACTCAGCTGCCCATCACCGTGGTGGAAGATCCCCTGACCGCAGTCGTGCTCGGTTCGGGTAAGGCCTTGGACAACATCGATCTCTATAAGGACGTCACTACGGACTAG